One stretch of Candidatus Cloacimonadota bacterium DNA includes these proteins:
- a CDS encoding HDIG domain-containing protein: MERSQAFELLKKNVKNKNLQRHCLAVEATMKHFALYFNQDKEKWRLAGLLHDLDYEKTKDDFSKHGFTSVEMLKPYNLDEEVLNAICSHSGHIDRVSLIDKVLYAVDSLTGLIVASALMHPEKKISALDTKFVMRRFKDKRFAAGANREQIKSCSEFDMELEDFISYTIKAMAGIEDILGF, translated from the coding sequence ATGGAACGCTCACAAGCTTTTGAGTTACTTAAAAAAAATGTAAAAAATAAAAATCTGCAGAGACATTGTCTTGCTGTAGAAGCAACGATGAAGCACTTTGCGCTATACTTTAATCAGGATAAAGAGAAATGGAGATTGGCTGGTCTGCTTCACGATTTAGATTATGAGAAAACGAAAGATGATTTCTCAAAACATGGTTTCACTTCTGTAGAAATGCTGAAACCGTATAATCTTGATGAAGAGGTTCTAAATGCTATCTGTTCACATTCGGGGCATATTGATAGAGTATCACTTATAGATAAAGTTCTTTATGCAGTAGATTCCCTAACTGGACTGATTGTTGCTTCGGCTTTAATGCATCCAGAAAAGAAAATTTCTGCTTTAGATACAAAGTTTGTTATGAGAAGATTCAAAGACAAAAGATTTGCAGCAGGAGCAAACCGCGAGCAGATTAAATCCTGTTCTGAATTTGATATGGAACTTGAGGATTTTATTTCTTACACTATTAAGGCAATGGCTGGAATAGAGGATATACTTGGGTTTTAA